In Onychomys torridus chromosome 15, mOncTor1.1, whole genome shotgun sequence, the following proteins share a genomic window:
- the Slc45a2 gene encoding membrane-associated transporter protein, which translates to MSGRNGQADTRTYQSLAEDCPFGSVEQPKRSTGRLVMHSMAMFGREFCYAVEAAYVMPVLLSVGLPKSLYSMVWLLSPILGFLLQPVVGSVSDHCRARWGRRRPYILTLGIMMLLGMALYLNGDAVVSALVANPKRKLVWAITITMIGVVLFDFSADFIDGPIKAYLFDVCSHQDKEKGLHYHALFTGFGGALGYLLGAIDWVHLEVGRLLGTEFQVMFFFSALVLTLCFVIHLCSIPEAPLRDSAQDPPSQQVSQGSSLSADGMHEYGSIEKVKHDGADPELVMQGGKNKKATEQSQRAMSMKSLLRALVNMPSHYRCLCISHLIGWTAFLSNMLFFTDFMGQTVYHGDPYSSHNSTEFLIYERGVEVGCWGLCINSLFSSLYSYFQKALVSYIGLKGLYFMGYLLFGLGTGFIGLFPNVYSTLVLCSMFGVMSSTLYTVPFNLIAEYHREEEKEKQQEAPGAPGSSGRGKGVDCAALTCMVQLAQILVGGGLGFLVNMAGSVIVVVMTASAVALIGCCFVALFVRYVD; encoded by the exons ATGAGTGGCAGGAATGGGCAGGCTGACACCCGTACCTATCAATCCCTAGCCGAGGATTGCCCCTTTGGCTCTGTGGAGCAACCCAAGAGATCCACGGGGAGACTCGTCATGCACAGCATGGCCATGTTCGGCCGAGAATTTTGCTATGCAGTGGAGGCGGCTTATGTGATGCCAGTTCTGCTCAGCGTGGGCCTGCCCAAGAGTTTGTACAGCATGGTGTGGCTCCTAAGCCCCATCTTGGGATTCCTGCTGCAACCTGTAGTGGGATCAGTCAGTGATCACTGCAGGGCCAGGTGGGGCCGCCGGAGACCCTACATCCTGACACTGGGCATTATGATGCTCTTGGGAATGGCCCTGTACCTCAATGGAGATGCTGTTGTATCAG CTTTGGTTGCTAACCCCAAGAGGAAGCTGGTTTGGGCCATAACCATCACGATGATAGGTGTGGTTCTCTTCGATTTTTCTGCTGACTTCATTGATGGGCCTATCAAAGCCTACTTGTTTGACGTCTGCTCCCACCAGGACAAGGAGAAGGGCCTCCACTACCATGCCCTCTTCACAG GTTTTGGTGGTGCCCTTGGCTACCTTTTGGGTGCCATAGACTGGGTGCATCTGGAAGTGGGAAGGCTGCTGGGCACCGAATTCCAGGTCATGTTCTTCTTCTCGGCCCTGGTGCTCACTTTGTGCTTTGTCATCCATCTGTGCAGTATCCCTGAAGCCCCACTCAGAGACAGTGCACAAGACCCTCCCTCACAGCAGGTCTCCCAGGGCTCGTCCTTGTCAGCAGATGGGATGCACGAGTATGGCTCTATTGAGAAAGTTAAGCATGATGGcgcagacccagagctggtgatgcagggagggaaaaacaaaaaagccacggAACAG AGTCAGAGGGCAATGTCAATGAAGTCACTTCTAAGGGCATTAGTGAATATGCCTTCCCATTATCGCTGTCTTTGCATCAGCCACCTCATTGGATGGACTGCCTTCCTGTCAAACATGCTCTTCTTCACAGACTTCATGGGACAG ACCGTCTACCACGGGGATCCCTACAGTTCACACAATTCCACGGAGTTTCTCATCTATGAAAGAGGAGTTGAGGTTGGATGTTGGGGATTGTGTATCAACTCTCTGTTTTCTTCACTTTATTCCT ACTTTCAGAAAGCTTTGGTTTCGTACATTGGATTAAAGGGCCTTTATTTCATGGGATATTTGCTCTTTGGCCTGGGAACAGGATTCATAGGACTCTTCCCAAATGTCTACTCTACCCTGGTCCTCTGTTCTATGTTTGGTGTGATGTCCAGCACATTGTACACTGTGCCCTTTAACCTCATTGCCGAGTACCAccgggaggaggagaaggag AAGCAGCAGGAAGCCCCTGGAGCTCCTGGCAGCAGTGGGAGAGGCAAAGGTGTAGACTGTGCTGCGCTCACCTGCATGGTGCAGCTAGCTCAGATCCTGGTTGGTGGTGGTCTGGGCTTCCTGGTCAACATGGCTGGGAGTGTCATCGTGGTGGTGATGACAGCCTCTGCGGTAGCACtgataggctgttgctttgtggCCCTCTTTGTTCGATATGTCGATTAG